A genomic segment from Gammaproteobacteria bacterium encodes:
- a CDS encoding coniferyl aldehyde dehydrogenase — MVTHATHFHDLSSDTRHLEELFTKQKQAFRQSPNPSLADRRDALDRLIEVLARDAARIAETISADFGCRAQAETLSAEIMVSLEGLRYARRHLRRWMRPKRVGVGRMMLSTRAWKEYQPKGVAGIIAPWNYPLLMVISPLTYALAAGNRVMVKPSEFTPRTSELIAAMLGEVFDEDHVAVITGEADVGIAFSRLPFNHLLFTGSTGVGRHIMRAAAENLTPVTLELGGKSPTVITRGIDMSMAAERICFGKALNAGQTCTAPDYVLCPHDLQDEFVTAMQAAFAKMYPTLADNDDYSSVASDRQYERLQDLLHDALTKEAKIVEINPAKEKLSHESRKMPLYVLLDVHDDMRVMQDEIFGPLLPVVSYDSIDDAIDYINARPRPLALNIFDNDAGRTRRVIENTHSGGVCINDAVMHVAVDDLPFGGTGESGMGRYHGEEGFATFSNVRGVFRRPRWLNTARVLYPPYGTKLQEFMHRFTLR; from the coding sequence ATGGTGACCCATGCCACTCATTTTCATGACCTGAGCAGTGACACGCGTCACCTGGAAGAACTGTTTACCAAACAGAAACAGGCATTTAGGCAGTCACCCAACCCGTCACTGGCCGACCGGCGCGACGCCCTCGATCGCCTCATCGAGGTTCTGGCTCGCGATGCTGCCCGTATCGCAGAGACGATATCGGCAGACTTCGGGTGCCGAGCCCAGGCAGAAACCCTGTCCGCCGAGATTATGGTAAGTCTCGAGGGCCTGCGTTACGCCCGGCGGCACCTGCGCCGCTGGATGCGACCGAAGCGGGTCGGTGTCGGGCGCATGATGCTGTCGACACGAGCGTGGAAGGAGTATCAGCCGAAAGGCGTGGCCGGCATCATTGCACCGTGGAATTATCCGTTGCTCATGGTCATCAGCCCGCTTACTTATGCCCTGGCGGCTGGCAACCGGGTAATGGTCAAACCGTCCGAATTCACGCCTCGCACCAGCGAACTGATTGCCGCGATGCTGGGCGAGGTGTTCGATGAAGATCACGTTGCCGTGATCACCGGTGAAGCCGACGTTGGCATTGCATTTTCGCGGCTGCCCTTTAATCACCTGCTGTTCACCGGTTCGACAGGTGTCGGCCGGCACATCATGCGGGCGGCAGCCGAAAACCTGACACCGGTTACGCTGGAACTGGGCGGTAAATCCCCGACTGTGATTACCCGCGGTATCGATATGTCGATGGCTGCGGAACGAATCTGTTTTGGCAAGGCGCTCAATGCCGGCCAGACCTGCACCGCGCCGGACTATGTGTTGTGTCCGCATGACCTCCAGGACGAATTTGTTACTGCTATGCAGGCAGCGTTCGCAAAAATGTATCCGACATTGGCCGACAATGATGATTACAGCTCTGTCGCCAGCGATCGGCAGTACGAGCGGCTGCAGGACCTGCTGCACGATGCGCTGACCAAAGAAGCGAAGATTGTCGAGATCAATCCGGCCAAAGAAAAACTCTCGCATGAGTCACGCAAGATGCCGCTTTATGTCCTGCTTGATGTGCACGATGACATGCGGGTAATGCAGGATGAAATTTTCGGACCACTGCTGCCGGTTGTGTCCTACGACAGCATCGACGATGCGATCGACTACATTAACGCTCGGCCACGGCCGCTGGCGCTGAATATTTTTGACAATGACGCCGGCCGAACCCGCCGGGTAATCGAGAACACGCATTCCGGTGGCGTATGCATCAACGATGCAGTAATGCACGTCGCGGTCGATGACCTGCCGTTCGGCGGCACCGGCGAATCCGGCATGGGGCGTTATCACGGCGAAGAAGGATTTGCCACGTTTTCCAACGTGCGCGGCGTATTCCGCCGGCCACGCTGGCTGAATACGGCGCGGGTGTTGTATCCGCCGTATGGCACGAAATTACAGGAGTTTATGCACCGCTTTACGCTGCGCTGA
- a CDS encoding sensor domain-containing diguanylate cyclase codes for MTARDKELEALRRQLAEQRAEATANELILKRAQSRELSVLEATSLLSLFEFLTVGLGDSYGIPACTVVLCDPEHEVRHLLSALNNSSVPPGVFLVDQLRDVPGLYEGLNKPWLGPVSDLHRQVFPRGADVRSVAIVPLMRDRFVMGSLNLGAGDAARFTADHATDILEHLGVIASFALENAVNRARLRLSGLTDALTDWHNRRYLEVRLVEELARAQRNRQTLGCLMIDIDHFKEVNDTHGHMVGDEVLREVARRVATQVRGSDVAARFGGEEFVVLLPDTGERLARNLAERVRRVVRATPVQVSDDLAMTVTISVGVAAVSPQRHGDPRALSKSLLETADAAMYRAKKTGRDRVLSARSVPIANEID; via the coding sequence ATGACTGCCAGGGACAAGGAGCTCGAGGCACTGCGGCGCCAGCTCGCTGAACAACGCGCCGAAGCGACGGCCAACGAACTGATCCTGAAACGCGCGCAAAGCCGTGAGCTGAGCGTGCTCGAAGCTACCTCTCTGCTGTCTCTTTTCGAATTCCTGACAGTCGGGCTCGGCGACTCCTACGGCATACCGGCCTGCACTGTCGTGCTGTGCGATCCGGAGCACGAAGTTCGCCATCTGCTTTCGGCCCTGAATAATTCCTCCGTGCCACCGGGCGTCTTTCTGGTCGATCAGTTACGCGACGTGCCTGGTCTTTACGAAGGCCTCAACAAACCCTGGCTCGGGCCGGTTTCCGACCTTCATCGGCAAGTTTTCCCGCGCGGCGCCGACGTGCGCAGCGTGGCGATTGTTCCCCTGATGCGTGACAGGTTTGTCATGGGCAGCCTGAATCTGGGTGCCGGCGATGCTGCACGATTCACCGCGGATCATGCGACTGACATACTCGAGCACCTGGGTGTCATTGCTTCCTTTGCCCTGGAGAACGCAGTCAACCGTGCGCGCCTGCGCCTCAGCGGCCTGACCGACGCACTGACCGACTGGCACAACCGGCGCTATCTCGAGGTGCGCCTGGTGGAAGAACTGGCGCGTGCGCAACGCAATCGCCAGACGCTTGGCTGCCTGATGATCGATATCGATCACTTCAAGGAGGTCAACGACACTCATGGACACATGGTCGGCGACGAGGTGCTGCGGGAAGTGGCGCGCAGGGTTGCCACACAGGTGCGCGGCAGCGACGTCGCCGCACGCTTCGGGGGCGAGGAGTTCGTCGTTTTGCTGCCGGATACCGGCGAGCGGCTGGCACGAAACCTCGCCGAGCGGGTACGCCGGGTCGTCCGCGCAACGCCGGTCCAGGTCAGCGACGACCTGGCGATGACCGTGACGATTTCGGTCGGGGTTGCCGCCGTCAGCCCGCAGCGTCACGGGGATCCGCGGGCCCTGAGCAAATCGCTGCTCGAAACGGCCGATGCCGCCATGTATCGGGCGAAAAAGACCGGCCGGGACCGGGTTTTATCGGCCCGATCGGTTCCAATTGCAAATGAGATTGATTAG
- a CDS encoding S46 family peptidase: MSRYPALLLLILLCAAHADEGMWQPRQLPQLAAQLKQAGLKIPPQDLSDLTDYPMGAIVGLGYCSASFVSPEGLVVTNHHCVQQILQHNSTPDSNLIESGYLAEAYDEELPGGPGQRILVTVQVEDVSTKMLGGLDDGIDGLLRKQTLESREKELVAECENEPRYRCKVHAFFDGLSFFLIRQLEILDVRLVYAPARNIGEFGGDIDNWMWPRHTGDYSFLRAYVAADGKPAAYSRDNEPYRPEHHLTVATGGLAEGDFTMALGYPGQTYRHRLASEAAQISRWYYPLRKQLYEQMLGLINDQTAQRPDAAIKYNSLVQGLNNVIKNYGGMIEGFDRSGLVARKKQRERELSLWLEQQEFANAPLADLDKLVSEYRSGREQRMYYRDFLRRRATLLTAATRIYRLSKEKEKPDAGREPGYQERDWPRIRESLERIESSFDAQADQALLLHHLALYNEQLQADQRVAPLDRWFDLDGKKFDSKRIGRLADDMYSRTRLGDTATRIELMQASPDSLESSEDPFIRLAVKLYADDLAREETEKRFQGRFQLARSQYMEALGQWLKQQGKPLYPDANGTLRVTFGQVTGYQPRDGVRYTPFTTVAGVAAKHTGQAPFDAPAALLAAIGREHFGVFADAELGTVPVNFLATLDSTGGNSGSAVLNAEGELVGLLFDGNYESINADWYFEPEITRTICVDMRYVLWIMETVDGAHRLLREMGLGPAALHARRPPASVN, translated from the coding sequence ATGAGCCGATACCCCGCGCTACTGCTGCTGATACTGCTGTGTGCCGCGCATGCCGACGAGGGCATGTGGCAACCGCGCCAGTTGCCACAGCTGGCGGCGCAGCTCAAACAGGCTGGCCTGAAGATCCCGCCACAAGACCTGAGCGACCTGACGGATTACCCGATGGGCGCGATCGTCGGGCTGGGCTACTGCTCGGCATCGTTTGTCTCGCCGGAAGGACTGGTTGTCACCAACCACCACTGCGTGCAACAAATCCTGCAACACAACTCGACGCCCGATTCAAACCTGATCGAAAGCGGTTACCTTGCCGAAGCGTACGACGAAGAGCTGCCGGGCGGTCCGGGGCAGCGCATCCTTGTGACTGTGCAGGTCGAAGATGTATCAACAAAGATGCTGGGTGGTCTGGACGACGGCATAGACGGCCTGCTACGCAAACAAACACTCGAGTCGCGCGAGAAAGAACTGGTCGCTGAATGCGAAAACGAGCCGCGCTACCGCTGCAAGGTGCACGCATTTTTCGATGGCCTGTCATTTTTCCTGATCCGGCAGCTGGAAATTCTCGACGTGCGGCTGGTATATGCACCTGCTCGCAATATTGGTGAGTTTGGCGGCGACATCGATAACTGGATGTGGCCAAGACACACCGGCGACTACTCGTTCCTGCGCGCCTATGTTGCCGCCGACGGCAAACCGGCAGCCTACTCGCGTGACAACGAACCGTACCGGCCCGAACATCACCTGACCGTCGCCACCGGCGGCCTTGCGGAAGGCGATTTCACCATGGCGCTGGGCTACCCGGGTCAGACTTATCGTCACCGCCTCGCCAGCGAAGCTGCCCAGATCAGCCGCTGGTATTACCCGCTACGCAAGCAGCTTTACGAGCAAATGCTCGGGTTGATCAACGACCAGACCGCGCAGCGGCCAGACGCCGCAATAAAGTACAACTCGCTGGTACAGGGCCTCAACAACGTCATCAAGAACTACGGCGGCATGATCGAGGGATTCGATCGCAGCGGTCTTGTTGCACGCAAGAAACAGCGTGAGCGCGAGCTGAGCCTGTGGCTGGAACAGCAGGAATTTGCAAACGCGCCACTGGCTGACCTCGACAAGCTGGTAAGTGAATATCGCAGCGGTCGCGAACAACGGATGTATTACCGGGATTTCCTGCGCCGCCGGGCCACGCTGCTTACGGCTGCTACCCGGATATACCGCTTGAGCAAGGAAAAGGAAAAGCCGGACGCCGGTCGTGAACCAGGCTACCAGGAACGCGACTGGCCGCGTATACGTGAAAGTCTCGAACGTATCGAAAGCTCCTTCGATGCGCAGGCAGACCAGGCGCTGTTACTGCATCACCTGGCGCTTTACAACGAACAGCTGCAGGCCGACCAGCGTGTTGCGCCACTCGACCGGTGGTTTGATCTCGACGGCAAAAAGTTCGACAGCAAACGTATCGGTCGCCTTGCGGACGACATGTACTCGCGGACAAGGCTGGGCGATACAGCGACTCGCATCGAACTCATGCAGGCCTCACCGGATTCGCTGGAATCAAGCGAGGACCCCTTCATTCGTCTCGCAGTCAAACTCTATGCCGACGACCTGGCACGCGAAGAAACCGAGAAACGTTTCCAGGGACGATTCCAGCTGGCGCGTTCGCAATACATGGAGGCGCTGGGGCAATGGTTAAAGCAACAGGGTAAGCCGCTGTACCCGGACGCCAACGGCACATTACGCGTAACCTTTGGCCAGGTAACCGGTTACCAGCCACGCGACGGTGTTCGCTATACGCCGTTCACAACGGTTGCCGGTGTTGCCGCCAAACACACCGGGCAGGCACCTTTCGACGCGCCGGCGGCGCTGCTGGCGGCCATCGGTCGCGAGCATTTTGGTGTATTCGCCGACGCCGAACTCGGCACGGTACCGGTCAACTTTCTTGCCACACTCGATTCTACCGGCGGCAATTCCGGTTCTGCGGTACTGAACGCCGAAGGCGAACTCGTGGGCCTGCTGTTCGACGGCAACTACGAGTCGATCAATGCTGACTGGTACTTCGAACCGGAGATAACGCGCACCATCTGCGTGGATATGCGCTACGTGTTATGGATTATGGAGACCGTGGACGGGGCACACCGCCTGCTGCGGGAAATGGGGCTTGGACCTGCTGCCTTGCACGCACGCAGGCCGCCAGCCAGTGTAAACTAG
- a CDS encoding EAL domain-containing protein codes for METTSTVDTKPWVIVLDDDAEMAAFMAAALRRAGFSPTVARNPDVFFRELTDQHSIVLLDLMMPERDGIQVMHELAEKKCQASIVLISNVESRILGAAERLATGRGLRLLGSLRKPFEVSELLDIVTTEPPPLPKKTAKKQIEPVDEPELRRAIEADEFIVHFQPKIQVKSLEFVAVEALARWMHPERGLLSPAHFISTAEKHDLIGPLTAKIIHHAFHQCAEWLDAGLRLKVAVNVSTRSLGDYDLPEWFEEQTRKAGILPHQVVIEITESWLTKDPLAMLEILTRLRMKGFSLSIDDFGTGYSTMLKLKTIPFSELKLDQSFIRDAANDAEARYIVESSIALGQKLGLHLVAEGVERQEDWDLISELGCDEGQGYFISRPMRGADVPNWLSRWKAVLG; via the coding sequence ATGGAAACAACGTCCACCGTCGATACCAAGCCGTGGGTCATCGTCCTCGACGACGACGCGGAAATGGCTGCCTTCATGGCGGCGGCGCTGCGCCGTGCCGGCTTTTCCCCGACGGTAGCGCGAAACCCGGATGTATTCTTTCGCGAACTGACCGATCAGCACTCGATTGTACTGCTCGACCTGATGATGCCGGAGCGCGACGGCATCCAGGTGATGCACGAGCTGGCAGAGAAAAAATGCCAGGCGTCGATCGTGCTGATCAGTAACGTTGAATCGCGAATTCTGGGGGCCGCCGAACGGCTTGCCACCGGACGCGGACTGCGCCTGCTCGGCAGCCTGCGCAAACCCTTCGAAGTCAGCGAGCTGCTGGATATCGTCACCACCGAGCCACCACCGCTGCCGAAAAAAACGGCCAAAAAGCAGATAGAGCCAGTGGACGAACCAGAGTTGCGCCGGGCGATAGAAGCCGATGAGTTTATCGTGCACTTCCAGCCAAAAATCCAGGTCAAGTCGCTGGAGTTCGTGGCAGTCGAAGCGCTGGCGCGCTGGATGCACCCCGAGCGCGGCCTGCTGTCGCCGGCGCACTTTATAAGCACTGCTGAGAAACACGACCTGATCGGCCCGCTGACAGCCAAGATAATTCACCATGCATTTCACCAGTGCGCGGAATGGCTCGACGCCGGTCTGCGCCTGAAAGTCGCCGTGAACGTGTCGACCCGGTCGCTGGGCGACTATGACCTGCCGGAGTGGTTCGAGGAGCAGACGCGCAAAGCAGGCATCCTGCCGCACCAGGTGGTGATCGAAATCACCGAGAGCTGGCTGACCAAAGACCCCCTGGCGATGCTCGAGATTCTGACCCGGTTACGCATGAAGGGCTTTTCGCTGTCGATCGATGATTTCGGTACCGGCTATTCGACCATGCTGAAGCTCAAGACGATCCCGTTCAGCGAACTGAAGCTCGACCAGTCTTTTATTCGCGATGCCGCGAATGACGCAGAGGCGCGCTATATCGTCGAATCCAGTATCGCTCTTGGCCAGAAACTCGGCCTGCACCTCGTAGCCGAAGGAGTCGAACGCCAGGAAGACTGGGACCTGATTTCGGAGCTGGGTTGCGATGAAGGCCAGGGCTATTTCATCTCGCGCCCGATGCGGGGTGCCGATGTGCCTAACTGGCTGAGCCGCTGGAAGGCAGTGCTCGGATAG